The segment ATCACATCGCCCCCGGCGGTAGTCGTCAATCAACCCAATGGATTTAGACATGCCTGAAACCGGATCGTGTTTCATAAGGGTGCGACAGATACCCTTTAAGACGCTTATCCGCTTGGCCTGAGTGGATTTCAACTTTAGAATCCTCATAAACTCGATTGCGTACTCCTGCCGAAGTTCTGTTGGTTTTGAAGACGATGCGCGCGCCAGCAACCGATCCAACCGTCGTCGCCCATCCTTGTGGTGCGCGTCCAGCAGACAGATTTCCCGATGGTGAAACGAAGTGAGCTTTCTGACCGTGGGTCGATGGTCCAGGGCGACTTGCATGCGATGACAGGCAAAAAGCCGCACCACGAAATTCTCACGCACTGACTCATCCGACAACTCCCGCTCTTCGACGACCGGTAGCAGCGGGTATTGTCTGAGCAGCGCCGTCGCAAACAGACCCTGCCCGCGTAGGGACGACCGCCCCATTTGATCAAGTAGTCTGACTTTCTTCAGACCGCAGGTGGGGGATTTTGACTTGAGTATGAAACCACAGAGGTGCTCGAAATCCGGACGGCGCAGCCGCTGTGACGACCAGCGCTTCATTTCCTGAGTTCGATCACGGCCGCTGTCATTGCCTATCAGGCGCGGCGACGTGCGGGTACCATGAAGGTCAATGGTCTCGCGCGGCACACCCATCCCGGTTTCCACTTCCGGACAGACGGGCACGAATGCGAAGACCTTCCCGAGCACCTCGGTGATATAGCGATCAAGTTTGTGACCGCCATCAAAGCGCACCGGCTTGCCCAGCAGGCAGGAGCTGACTCCAATTGCAGGCTCAAAGCTTGTAACCGATTGATTCATGCAAGTTCACTAGTTCCTGGTTTCGCGAGACGGTGCTTGGGACATCGTCCCGCCCTGATCTGCAACCTATAATCGGACCAACTGAAAATCAAGCGCTCTGAATCCGGCACTCATATTATTCTTGTCCGGCCTTTTATCTTTTGGTAGCATTTGTCATGTCCACTTGACTATCAGGAGGAAATCGTGTATTCCGTATGCAGAGAGAGATACTCAACGATACCGGCTTTGGGTATGGCGATGGTCCTGGCGTTCGGGCTGTTTCCAAACGTGGAAGCCTTAGAATCAACAGAGGATGGGTCCACTGTGTCACAGCCGAAACAGTTTTTTGTTCAGCTACTGCCGGTTCGCGACGGCTTCCCGGAGAACATGACAGACGACGAAGAGAGGATCATGTCTGAACATTTCGAGTATCTCAAAAATCTCACACGGCAGGGAAAGGTCCTTATGGCCGGACCATGTTTTGACCCGACCTTTGGATTGGTGGTTCTGGAAACGGGCACACAGGAAGAGGCGGCGGCTTTGATAGACAACGACCCTTCGGTGATCGAAGGTGTCAATACCTATAAGATGCAACAAATGCGAGTGTCGCTAATGGCCAACCATGTTCCCGCCGTGCGGTATGTTGTAGAACCGTCGGACCGGGTCATGAAAAAAGAAATCGAAGTAACATCGTCGCTTCAAAGTGTGTGGCGAGACTGGACCACTACCGAAGGTGTGCAATCGTTCTT is part of the Candidatus Zixiibacteriota bacterium genome and harbors:
- a CDS encoding DUF523 and DUF1722 domain-containing protein; translated protein: MNQSVTSFEPAIGVSSCLLGKPVRFDGGHKLDRYITEVLGKVFAFVPVCPEVETGMGVPRETIDLHGTRTSPRLIGNDSGRDRTQEMKRWSSQRLRRPDFEHLCGFILKSKSPTCGLKKVRLLDQMGRSSLRGQGLFATALLRQYPLLPVVEERELSDESVRENFVVRLFACHRMQVALDHRPTVRKLTSFHHREICLLDAHHKDGRRRLDRLLARASSSKPTELRQEYAIEFMRILKLKSTQAKRISVLKGICRTLMKHDPVSGMSKSIGLIDDYRRGRCDLHRPWSMLRGCAETYGVRELLAQSWLFPDEREVNLRCRT
- a CDS encoding SRPBCC domain-containing protein, with the translated sequence MYSVCRERYSTIPALGMAMVLAFGLFPNVEALESTEDGSTVSQPKQFFVQLLPVRDGFPENMTDDEERIMSEHFEYLKNLTRQGKVLMAGPCFDPTFGLVVLETGTQEEAAALIDNDPSVIEGVNTYKMQQMRVSLMANHVPAVRYVVEPSDRVMKKEIEVTSSLQSVWRDWTTTEGVQSFFADHAHVELRPGGPFEIYFNQNAPEGQRGSEGCRILSYLPMTMLTFEWNAPPSFGDLRYEYTRVIIVFAEMPEGKVKLSLSHLGWGHGEKWNELYEYFDRAWDYVLSSFAQHCDQQ